A single Parabacteroides timonensis DNA region contains:
- a CDS encoding immunity 17 family protein, with translation MEPTDYFLLAIFIALGAFSLIAAIFNFDWYFETSGAATFVNKFGRKGARIFYALLGLALIGCGVLGLIYW, from the coding sequence ATGGAACCGACCGATTACTTCCTATTGGCTATTTTCATTGCTCTTGGAGCCTTTTCTCTGATTGCCGCCATCTTCAATTTCGACTGGTATTTCGAAACCAGTGGAGCTGCTACTTTTGTAAACAAATTCGGAAGAAAAGGTGCACGCATCTTTTATGCTTTGCTGGGGTTGGCACTGATCGGGTGCGGGGTACTGGGATTGATCTATTGGTAA
- the tsaE gene encoding tRNA (adenosine(37)-N6)-threonylcarbamoyltransferase complex ATPase subunit type 1 TsaE: MSIIKIENLDTICQAAKEFIAGMDDRTVFAFYGSMGAGKTTFIKAICEELGVEDVINSPTFAIINEYRSDTTGELIYHFDFYRINKLSEAEDIGTEDYFYSGALCFIEWPEKIEDLLPGDVVNVTISENPDGSRTVEIK; the protein is encoded by the coding sequence ATGAGTATTATCAAGATTGAGAATTTAGATACCATTTGCCAGGCAGCCAAAGAGTTCATTGCCGGAATGGACGACCGTACCGTTTTTGCTTTTTATGGCAGTATGGGAGCAGGAAAAACGACTTTTATCAAAGCGATTTGCGAAGAATTAGGTGTGGAAGACGTTATTAATAGCCCGACATTCGCTATTATCAACGAATACCGTAGCGACACGACTGGTGAACTGATTTATCATTTCGATTTCTATCGTATCAACAAACTGAGCGAAGCTGAAGACATAGGTACAGAAGATTATTTCTACAGCGGGGCTCTTTGCTTTATCGAATGGCCGGAAAAGATCGAAGATTTACTTCCCGGCGATGTGGTGAATGTAACGATCAGTGAAAATCCGGACGGATCGCGAACCGTAGAAATAAAGTAA
- the porX gene encoding T9SS response regulator signal transducer PorX: MAVKKDRVLWADDEIDLLKPHILFLQDKGYEVVPVISGQDAIDCCKEQSFDIIFLDENMPGLTGLETLAHIKEINPNVPVVMVTKSEEESIMNQAIGNKIADYLIKPVNPNQLLLSIKKNVHKNVIISETTTVGYQQEFGRIGMQINDSLTTDDWMELYKKLVYWELELESSQVQMSDMLRMQKEEANNAFGKFVKKNYVNWIQNPAERPLMSPDLFKKKVFPLLDNDEKVFFILIDNFRLDQWRVVKDLLAEYFTFDEGLYYSILPTATQYARNSIFSGLMPSQIEKMFPDLWVDEESEEGKNLNEAPLIQTQIDRFRKKYTFSYNKVHDSQYGEKLLNMISSLTHNQLNVVVLNFVDMLSHARTEMKMIRELAQSEAAYRSLTRSWFQHSTTLELFRRISDKGYKVIVTTDHGTIRVDNPIKVVGDRNTNTNLRYKVGKNLNYNPKEVFEVRDPEKVGLPSPNLSSKYIFAMNDDFFAYPNNYNYYVSYYKNTFQHGGISMEEMMVPFITMIPK, translated from the coding sequence ATGGCAGTAAAGAAAGACAGAGTACTTTGGGCAGATGATGAGATCGATTTGTTGAAACCTCACATTTTGTTTTTACAGGATAAAGGATATGAAGTGGTTCCGGTAATCAGCGGGCAGGATGCTATCGACTGTTGCAAGGAACAATCGTTCGATATTATTTTCCTCGATGAGAACATGCCCGGTCTGACTGGTCTGGAAACACTTGCCCACATTAAGGAGATCAACCCGAATGTCCCGGTCGTGATGGTTACCAAAAGCGAAGAGGAAAGCATTATGAACCAGGCGATCGGAAACAAGATTGCCGATTACCTGATCAAGCCGGTCAATCCCAACCAACTTCTCCTTTCCATTAAGAAGAATGTACATAAGAATGTAATCATATCGGAAACGACCACTGTCGGCTATCAGCAGGAGTTCGGACGTATCGGTATGCAGATCAACGACTCGTTGACTACCGACGACTGGATGGAACTCTACAAGAAGTTGGTATACTGGGAGTTGGAGCTCGAAAGTAGCCAAGTCCAGATGTCTGATATGCTCCGCATGCAAAAGGAAGAGGCCAACAATGCTTTCGGTAAGTTTGTAAAGAAGAATTATGTGAACTGGATACAGAACCCGGCGGAACGCCCTTTGATGAGTCCGGATCTTTTTAAGAAGAAAGTATTCCCGTTATTGGATAACGACGAGAAGGTTTTCTTTATCCTGATCGATAACTTCCGGTTGGATCAGTGGCGTGTAGTAAAGGATTTGCTTGCTGAATATTTCACCTTCGATGAAGGGCTGTATTATAGTATCCTTCCGACTGCCACGCAATATGCCCGTAACTCCATCTTCTCCGGCCTGATGCCTTCGCAGATAGAAAAGATGTTCCCGGATTTGTGGGTTGACGAGGAGAGCGAGGAAGGGAAAAATCTCAATGAAGCTCCGTTGATCCAGACACAGATAGATCGCTTCCGTAAGAAATATACATTCTCTTATAATAAAGTGCACGATTCGCAGTATGGCGAAAAGCTATTGAATATGATCTCGTCATTGACTCATAACCAGCTGAATGTCGTAGTACTGAACTTTGTGGATATGTTGTCGCATGCCCGTACGGAAATGAAGATGATCCGCGAACTGGCACAAAGCGAGGCGGCTTACCGTAGCCTGACCCGTTCGTGGTTCCAGCATTCTACAACCCTGGAGTTGTTCAGGCGCATATCCGATAAAGGATATAAAGTGATCGTTACTACCGACCACGGGACGATCCGCGTAGATAATCCGATAAAGGTGGTGGGCGACAGGAATACAAACACCAATCTCCGCTATAAAGTCGGTAAAAACCTCAATTACAACCCGAAAGAAGTATTCGAGGTGCGCGATCCGGAAAAGGTGGGGCTTCCTTCTCCTAATCTGAGCAGTAAGTATATCTTCGCTATGAACGACGATTTCTTCGCTTACCCGAACAATTATAATTATTATGTATCTTATTATAAGAATACATTCCAGCACGGGGGAATCTCCATGGAGGAAATGATGGTACCGTTCATTACCATGATACCAAAATAG
- a CDS encoding potassium/proton antiporter, whose amino-acid sequence MFHDLEILHNAEGILLIASVILFFSIFAGKAGYRFGLPALLLFLGVGMLFGSDGLGIQFSNPNIAQFIGMLALSIILFSGGMDTKISEVKPIASQGVILATVGVLATTFITGGFIYYISKLVVGYETLTFPESLLMAAVMSSTDSASVFSILRSKGVYLKQRLRPTLELESGSNDPMAYMLTLLLIAYIQTAGMNLGDAILSLVIQLSVGAIAGFLLGKLAVLIINKIDIDNESLYPILLLATAFFTFAATTLCKGNGYLAVYIAGLVVGNAKIVHKKSIGTFFDGFAWLWQIVMFLTLGLLVNPHELLPVAPIGLTVGIFMILFARPISVFLCLIPYKNFTTKGKLYISWVGLRGAVPIIFATYPMIAGIEHAGLIFNVVFFITILSLLIQGTTVTQAAKWLGLIDEPERKDVFGIELPEGIKSAMSEIDITPEVLTHGNKLMELTLPDHTLAVMVMRDGRYFIPKGNTVLMEGDKLLMISDNDEALLQAYEALGITDYTMKKNW is encoded by the coding sequence ATGTTCCATGATTTAGAGATTCTGCATAATGCGGAGGGAATCTTGTTGATTGCTTCCGTCATTCTGTTTTTTAGTATTTTTGCCGGTAAGGCAGGTTATCGTTTCGGACTCCCCGCTTTGTTGCTCTTTCTGGGAGTCGGTATGTTATTCGGTAGTGATGGACTGGGGATACAGTTCAGTAACCCCAACATAGCACAGTTTATCGGTATGCTGGCGTTGAGTATCATCCTGTTTTCGGGTGGTATGGATACGAAGATATCCGAAGTAAAACCGATTGCGTCGCAAGGGGTCATCCTGGCCACGGTCGGGGTGCTAGCTACCACGTTTATCACAGGAGGTTTCATTTATTATATATCGAAGCTTGTTGTGGGTTATGAAACGCTCACCTTTCCCGAATCGTTATTGATGGCGGCTGTTATGTCGTCTACCGACTCGGCATCCGTATTCTCCATTCTCCGGAGTAAAGGAGTTTATCTGAAACAACGCTTGCGTCCCACGCTGGAGTTGGAAAGTGGTAGTAACGACCCGATGGCATATATGCTTACTTTGCTGTTGATCGCCTATATACAGACGGCTGGGATGAACCTGGGCGATGCGATCCTGTCGCTGGTTATCCAGTTGTCGGTTGGTGCAATAGCCGGTTTCCTGTTGGGGAAATTAGCCGTACTTATCATCAACAAGATCGATATCGACAACGAATCGTTGTATCCGATCTTATTGCTGGCCACTGCATTTTTTACCTTCGCAGCGACTACGCTGTGCAAGGGTAATGGTTACCTGGCTGTTTATATTGCCGGTCTGGTGGTTGGGAATGCCAAGATCGTTCATAAAAAGAGTATCGGTACGTTCTTTGACGGTTTTGCCTGGTTATGGCAGATCGTGATGTTCCTTACGTTGGGATTGCTCGTTAACCCTCACGAATTGTTGCCGGTTGCCCCGATCGGGTTGACAGTCGGTATCTTTATGATCCTTTTCGCTCGTCCGATCAGCGTATTCCTTTGCCTGATCCCTTATAAAAACTTTACGACAAAAGGGAAACTGTATATTTCGTGGGTAGGGCTTCGCGGAGCCGTGCCGATCATCTTCGCCACTTATCCGATGATTGCCGGAATAGAACATGCCGGACTGATCTTTAATGTTGTCTTCTTCATCACCATTCTTTCTCTCCTTATCCAGGGAACGACTGTAACACAGGCCGCCAAGTGGCTGGGATTGATCGATGAACCGGAGCGCAAGGATGTGTTCGGCATTGAACTGCCGGAAGGTATAAAGAGTGCCATGAGCGAGATCGATATAACACCGGAAGTGTTGACGCATGGCAACAAGCTGATGGAGCTTACCCTGCCCGACCATACGCTGGCAGTAATGGTGATGCGCGACGGGCGTTATTTTATCCCCAAAGGAAATACGGTTCTGATGGAGGGCGATAAATTGCTGATGATTTCCGACAACGACGAGGCATTGCTTCAGGCCTACGAGGCTTTAGGGATTACAGACTATACGATGAAAAAGAATTGGTAA